The Limanda limanda chromosome 20, fLimLim1.1, whole genome shotgun sequence genome has a segment encoding these proteins:
- the ctdspla gene encoding CTD (carboxy-terminal domain, RNA polymerase II, polypeptide A) small phosphatase-like a: MDNTSIITQVANPKEEESISSSQDKVSQSNSSLKKHRSRSIFSPFFCCFRNYNDYHVEPPPSNNKTLSLPPPPEENGSPPKPPAKFLLPEVSIADYGKNCVVIDLDETLVHSSFKPISNADFIVPVEIDGTVHQVYVLKRPHVDEFLQKMGELFECVLFTASLAKYADPVADLLDQWGVFRARLFRESCVFHRGNYVKDLSRLGRELGKVIIIDNSPASYIFHPENAVPVQSWFDDLTDTELLDLIPMFEGLSKEEDIYSLLQSLRNR; the protein is encoded by the exons tCTCCCAGTCCAACAGCAGCCTCAAGAAGCACCGGAGCCGCAGCATCTTCAGCcccttcttctgctgcttccgCAACTACAATGACTACCACGTGGAGCCACCACCCTCCAACAACAAGACCCTCTCCCTGCCCCCGCCACCAGAGGAGAACGGCAGTCCTCCCAAG CCTCCAGCCAAGTTCCTCCTGCCTGAAGTCAGTATAGCAGACTACGGCAAGAACTGTGTGGTGATCGACCTGGATGAAACCCTCGTGCACAGCTCCTTCAAG CCCATCAGCAATGCAGACTTCATCGTTCCAGTGGAGATTGATGGGACTGTTCATCAG GTGTACGTTCTGAAGAGGCCCCATGTGGACGAGTTCCTCCAGAAGATGGGGGAGCTCTTTGAATGTGTCCTCTTCACAGCGAGCTTAGCCAAG tACGCTGACCCTGTGGCAGACCTGCTGGACCAGTGGGGGGTGTTCCGCGCCCGGCTCTTCAGGGAATCCTGTGTTTTCCACAGAGGAAACTACGTCAAAGACCTCAGCCGGCTGGGCCGAGAGCTCGGTAAAGTCATCATCATAGACAACTCGCCTGCCTCCTACATCTTCCACCCTGAGAATGCT GTCCCGGTGCAGTCCTGGTTTGACGACCTGAcggacacagagctgctggacCTGATCCCTATGTTTGAGGGCCTCAGTAAGGAGGAGGACATTTACAGTCTGTTACAGAGCCTGAGGAACAGGTAG